The Halalkalibacter krulwichiae genome has a segment encoding these proteins:
- a CDS encoding cytochrome P450 encodes MKTEFEDLTQNPYPFYEEIRAQSPIHWGEFFGNRGWYITGYEEASMILKDLRFQNRMPLPETTKWFERLKEIQKQMVLYQNPPDHRKIRRLVNERFTPKVLERYVFMIEETAEQLFSHIKNDKKLDFIADFAFPLASTVIARLLGVPERDKDLFRRWALTLIDTIDLNRSRKSLVKGNECIVEMVHYFKSLILNSKRNRKNDLISVLVEEQNNDKLTEDEVLSTCILLLIAGHETTVNLISNAIYCLATNQEQQIKLREEPLLLKTAIEEVLRYESPTQLTARIASTDVIINQTQIKKGDHIYLFLGACNRDPKNFPNANTLDFAREPNPHLSFGAGIHFCLGSELAKIETKAALRTILKNTNSIQIDSKQLEWRNLTGFRALKELPVVFN; translated from the coding sequence ATGAAAACAGAGTTCGAGGATTTAACGCAAAACCCGTATCCTTTTTATGAAGAAATTCGTGCTCAGTCACCTATACACTGGGGAGAGTTTTTCGGGAACCGTGGCTGGTACATAACAGGTTATGAAGAAGCAAGCATGATCTTGAAAGATCTTCGTTTTCAAAATCGCATGCCGCTTCCAGAAACAACAAAGTGGTTCGAACGTTTAAAAGAGATCCAGAAACAGATGGTACTTTATCAAAATCCGCCTGACCATAGGAAGATACGTAGACTGGTAAATGAAAGATTTACTCCTAAGGTACTAGAACGGTACGTGTTTATGATTGAAGAAACAGCTGAACAATTATTTTCACATATAAAAAATGATAAGAAGCTCGACTTTATTGCTGACTTTGCTTTTCCGCTAGCAAGCACAGTGATAGCTAGACTTTTAGGCGTTCCGGAAAGAGATAAAGATCTATTCAGAAGGTGGGCATTAACGTTAATTGATACGATTGATCTCAACCGTTCTAGAAAATCATTAGTGAAGGGGAATGAATGCATTGTAGAGATGGTTCATTATTTTAAAAGTTTGATCCTAAATAGTAAACGAAATCGAAAAAATGATCTCATTAGTGTGTTGGTAGAGGAGCAGAACAATGATAAGTTAACAGAGGATGAGGTCCTATCAACTTGTATTCTTTTACTAATAGCCGGTCACGAAACAACAGTGAATTTAATTAGTAATGCGATTTACTGTTTGGCAACTAATCAAGAGCAACAAATAAAATTAAGAGAAGAACCTCTCCTACTAAAAACGGCAATTGAAGAGGTGTTACGTTATGAGAGTCCGACTCAATTAACGGCTCGTATCGCTTCAACAGATGTGATCATTAATCAAACACAAATTAAAAAAGGTGATCATATCTATCTTTTTCTTGGTGCTTGTAATCGTGATCCCAAAAATTTCCCGAATGCGAATACTTTGGATTTTGCGAGGGAGCCTAATCCTCATCTTTCATTTGGGGCAGGAATTCATTTTTGTTTAGGCTCGGAATTGGCAAAAATAGAAACAAAAGCAGCTCTTCGTACTATTTTAAAGAATACAAACTCAATACAAATTGATTCAAAACAACTGGAGTGGAGAAATCTTACGGGATTTAGAGCATTGAAAGAATTGCCAGTGGTGTTTAATTAA
- a CDS encoding sensor histidine kinase — MQSWYNIFPKNTGLSIYVWIIFCLLPFYFIFRSSSAFEIIFGIIMILLFFISYRLSFISKSWLVYVWVGIEMAISIGMTLFYGYVYFALFLAFFIGNIQSKLGFLTLYIVHLLTTIVAVILSFFTQNELFFAQFPFIIISVIGVILLPFNTYNRNKQEKLEGQLEDANKRISQLMVMEERQRIARDLHDTLGQKLSLIGLKSDLARKLIEIDPNSAKGELSDINQTARTALKEVREMVSNMRGAKLEDEIIHVKQILKAAEIDFVTEGSVKLTATPLLVENVVSMCLKEAVTNVTKHSQATICKVTIDETQDELRMIVEDNGIGIKDKSDFSKGHGLQGMKERLEFVNGSLTIIDSEGTKLDIRVPKVIQQMAKEGLS; from the coding sequence ATGCAAAGTTGGTATAACATTTTTCCGAAAAATACAGGACTCAGCATCTACGTCTGGATTATTTTCTGCCTACTGCCTTTTTATTTTATTTTCAGATCCTCATCAGCATTTGAAATTATATTTGGGATTATTATGATTCTGTTGTTTTTTATTTCCTACCGGTTATCTTTTATTTCAAAGAGTTGGCTTGTGTATGTCTGGGTAGGAATAGAAATGGCCATAAGTATTGGAATGACTTTATTTTATGGATATGTGTACTTTGCGCTTTTCTTAGCTTTCTTTATTGGGAATATTCAAAGCAAGTTGGGTTTCCTTACATTGTATATCGTTCATTTACTAACGACGATTGTAGCAGTAATTCTAAGTTTCTTTACGCAAAATGAATTATTCTTTGCTCAGTTTCCATTCATTATTATTTCGGTGATTGGTGTTATTTTACTGCCATTCAATACGTATAATCGAAACAAGCAAGAGAAGTTAGAAGGTCAGTTAGAAGATGCCAATAAACGTATTTCACAATTGATGGTGATGGAAGAGAGGCAGCGGATTGCACGTGATCTGCACGATACACTTGGTCAAAAGCTTTCGCTTATCGGTTTGAAAAGTGATTTGGCTAGGAAGTTGATTGAGATTGATCCCAATTCTGCAAAGGGTGAACTGAGTGATATTAATCAAACAGCGAGAACAGCTTTAAAAGAAGTCCGCGAAATGGTCTCAAATATGCGTGGAGCAAAGCTTGAAGATGAAATAATTCATGTGAAGCAAATTCTTAAAGCTGCTGAAATCGACTTTGTAACAGAAGGCAGTGTTAAGCTTACGGCCACTCCTTTATTAGTTGAGAACGTCGTTAGTATGTGTTTAAAGGAAGCTGTTACAAATGTGACCAAGCACAGTCAAGCAACTATATGTAAGGTTACAATTGATGAAACTCAAGATGAATTAAGGATGATCGTCGAAGACAATGGCATCGGAATAAAAGACAAAAGCGATTTCTCCAAAGGACATGGACTTCAAGGGATGAAGGAAAGATTAGAGTTTGTAAACGGAAGTTTAACAATTATAGATTCAGAGGGGACGAAACTCGATATACGGGTGCCAAAGGTGATTCAACAGATGGCAAAGGAGGGTTTGAGTTGA
- a CDS encoding thiamine pyrophosphate-requiring protein, whose amino-acid sequence MYTASTAFLEALQEANVSYIFANLGSDHPAMIESLAEAKQLNKKLPEVIVCPNEMVALSAAHGYAQITGEVQAVIIHVECGTQNLGGAIHNAAKGRVPVLIFAGASPFTQEGELAGSRNEFIHWIQDVFDQRGIMRGYTKYNNEIRTGKNVKQLVHRAMQFATSDPKGPVYLMGAREVMEEEIEPITVDTNLWEPIMPSAIPPNAIKELAADLLKAQNPLIITSYLGRNEQAVNELIELCEHVSIPVIESCPNYMNFPTTHPLHCGHQWNTPSQNELIAEADFILVLDSDVPWIPLKNKPSNDAIIYYIDVDPIKEQMPLWYIPSKRFFKADSYTALQQLNMHLKMDCNIDSKTVEERLDKYSQYHTKQKDKLKELECSNSEHITPEYLTACVREIIDHNTIIMNEGISNYPTISNHLELHRSGTLFGSGAGSLGWNGGAAIGAKLAKPDKTVISLTGDGSYLFSIPSTVHWMANRYNTPFLTIIYNNHGWKSPKLSTLGVHPNGIAQQTNEFFVDFGTISDLSKIAEAAGGAYARSVKNPADLKDALTQCLNVVKEGRAAVLDVHIPTV is encoded by the coding sequence ATGTATACTGCAAGTACTGCATTTCTAGAAGCTCTACAAGAAGCGAATGTCTCTTATATTTTTGCTAACTTGGGTAGTGATCACCCAGCTATGATTGAGAGTTTAGCAGAAGCAAAACAGTTGAACAAAAAATTACCTGAAGTGATTGTCTGTCCAAACGAAATGGTTGCATTAAGTGCAGCACATGGATATGCACAAATTACTGGGGAAGTACAAGCTGTAATCATTCACGTAGAATGTGGTACTCAAAATCTCGGAGGTGCTATACATAACGCAGCCAAAGGCCGGGTCCCTGTTCTTATTTTTGCAGGCGCTTCTCCATTTACCCAGGAGGGAGAATTGGCTGGCAGCAGGAATGAGTTTATTCATTGGATTCAAGATGTATTTGATCAACGTGGAATTATGAGAGGTTATACTAAATATAATAATGAAATTCGAACAGGTAAAAATGTAAAACAACTTGTACACCGTGCTATGCAGTTTGCAACAAGTGATCCAAAAGGCCCCGTCTATTTAATGGGAGCTAGAGAAGTTATGGAAGAAGAAATTGAACCAATTACCGTAGACACTAACTTGTGGGAACCAATTATGCCAAGTGCAATTCCCCCTAACGCAATAAAAGAATTAGCCGCAGATTTGCTAAAAGCTCAAAATCCACTAATCATTACATCCTATTTAGGAAGAAATGAACAAGCTGTAAATGAGTTAATTGAGCTTTGCGAACATGTATCTATACCAGTTATCGAATCTTGTCCAAACTATATGAACTTTCCTACTACACATCCGTTACACTGTGGGCATCAATGGAATACCCCTAGTCAAAACGAGCTTATTGCAGAAGCAGACTTCATTCTAGTTCTTGATAGTGATGTTCCTTGGATTCCTTTGAAAAATAAACCATCAAACGATGCTATTATTTACTACATTGACGTGGACCCTATAAAGGAACAAATGCCTTTATGGTATATCCCCTCTAAACGATTCTTTAAAGCAGATTCTTATACTGCACTGCAACAATTAAATATGCACCTAAAGATGGACTGTAACATTGATTCAAAAACAGTTGAAGAAAGGTTAGACAAATACTCTCAATACCATACTAAACAGAAAGATAAGCTAAAAGAATTGGAATGCTCTAATAGTGAGCATATTACTCCTGAATATTTAACAGCCTGTGTTCGAGAGATTATTGATCACAATACGATCATAATGAATGAAGGGATTTCTAATTATCCAACGATTTCAAACCATTTAGAACTCCATAGAAGCGGTACACTCTTTGGCAGTGGAGCTGGTTCTTTAGGGTGGAATGGTGGTGCAGCAATCGGGGCAAAATTAGCTAAACCTGACAAGACAGTCATTAGTTTAACCGGCGATGGATCTTATTTGTTTAGTATTCCATCTACTGTTCATTGGATGGCCAATCGTTATAATACGCCATTTTTAACTATTATCTACAACAATCATGGCTGGAAGTCACCTAAACTTTCCACCCTAGGCGTTCATCCAAACGGCATAGCCCAACAAACCAACGAATTCTTTGTTGATTTTGGAACAATCTCCGACTTATCAAAAATTGCCGAGGCGGCCGGCGGCGCTTATGCAAGAAGCGTAAAAAATCCAGCAGACTTAAAAGATGCATTAACCCAATGTCTAAATGTTGTAAAAGAAGGTAGAGCAGCTGTTTTAGATGTCCATATTCCTACTGTCTAA
- a CDS encoding LysR substrate-binding domain-containing protein — translation MEIRLLEYFLTVTEELHFTRAAERLGISQPTLSQQIKVLEDSIGSPLFNRVGKKIYITEAGDVLKKHALRTFYELEQAKVAINELKGLKRGKLTIGCCGSYLLTSTIASFNLKYPDIHLSIVELPTEETKQALLTNELDMGIVYLPAEEEQLISEPLFKEEFYLVVSNEHDLASEQYIELQQLENVRMILLRKEYLIRQIIDKKIKSGSLEPIIELTTLESLLQLTALNIGATILPANYLNELDQSGLCKVKIVDSFEQTTVGIVLRKNVYHCESLKVFIKCLKNNYA, via the coding sequence ATGGAGATTCGTCTTTTGGAGTACTTCTTGACCGTTACAGAAGAACTCCACTTTACAAGGGCTGCTGAACGATTAGGAATCAGTCAGCCAACACTGAGTCAACAAATAAAAGTCCTCGAGGATAGTATCGGATCCCCCCTATTTAACAGAGTAGGAAAAAAAATATACATAACTGAAGCTGGAGATGTCTTAAAAAAACATGCACTTCGTACTTTTTATGAGCTAGAGCAAGCAAAAGTTGCAATTAATGAATTGAAAGGTCTTAAACGTGGGAAGTTGACGATTGGTTGCTGTGGGTCATACCTTCTAACTTCTACAATTGCCTCGTTTAATTTGAAATACCCAGATATCCATCTTTCTATTGTAGAGTTACCGACGGAAGAAACGAAACAAGCCTTATTAACGAATGAACTAGATATGGGTATTGTGTATTTACCGGCTGAAGAAGAGCAATTAATAAGTGAACCGCTTTTTAAAGAGGAATTTTATTTAGTCGTTTCGAACGAACATGATCTTGCGAGTGAGCAATATATAGAATTACAGCAATTAGAAAATGTGAGAATGATTCTATTACGTAAAGAATATTTAATTAGGCAGATTATTGATAAGAAAATAAAAAGTGGCTCATTAGAACCGATTATTGAGCTGACAACGTTGGAGTCATTATTACAATTAACAGCATTAAATATCGGAGCTACGATACTGCCTGCGAATTATCTAAATGAGCTCGATCAAAGTGGGCTCTGTAAAGTTAAAATTGTTGACTCTTTTGAGCAAACAACCGTAGGCATTGTTTTGCGAAAGAATGTTTACCATTGCGAAAGTTTAAAGGTGTTTATTAAGTGTTTGAAAAATAATTATGCATGA
- a CDS encoding tripartite tricarboxylate transporter substrate binding protein yields the protein MKKYLLMISFSLFIMTAFVGCSNESTQTEGSDNDKGEGVATETEETSEIKLDGDVEFIVPASAGGGSDINVRMLAEVIRENNIIDENILVVNKPGGSTAIANSYTYNKEGSNNTVLSWVSSQLISPIINNNDVTIENLTPLATLTLDSYLFVVNGDSEYESLEEIVTAARENPATVTIGGTGQGTELHILSHLISKYADAEFKYVPFDSGGETISALLGGHIDAILSNPNEIASQVEAGGVRALATSSEDRLSGVFSEVPTFNELGFEEIQIASFRGYVGPPGMSEEEIAFWEDVLRQVHESDMWQQDYIERYQLNSEFLNAEESKQFYQEVLDLYLQASEEMGLID from the coding sequence ATGAAAAAATACTTGCTAATGATTTCGTTTTCTCTATTTATCATGACAGCTTTCGTAGGATGTTCTAACGAATCAACTCAAACTGAGGGAAGTGATAACGACAAAGGTGAAGGAGTCGCTACAGAGACGGAGGAAACATCTGAAATCAAATTGGATGGTGATGTAGAGTTTATCGTTCCTGCGAGTGCTGGTGGAGGTAGTGATATTAATGTGAGAATGCTTGCTGAAGTTATTCGTGAGAACAATATTATTGATGAGAATATTCTAGTTGTAAATAAACCAGGAGGAAGCACTGCGATTGCCAATTCCTATACTTATAATAAAGAGGGTTCTAATAATACAGTACTAAGTTGGGTATCTAGTCAATTGATTAGTCCGATTATTAATAATAATGACGTTACAATTGAAAATTTAACCCCGTTGGCTACTCTAACGCTCGATAGTTATTTGTTTGTAGTGAATGGAGATAGTGAGTATGAATCACTTGAAGAGATTGTGACGGCAGCAAGGGAGAATCCAGCGACAGTCACGATTGGGGGAACGGGACAAGGAACGGAATTGCACATTTTAAGCCACTTGATTAGCAAGTATGCAGATGCTGAATTTAAGTATGTTCCATTTGATAGTGGAGGAGAAACAATTTCTGCGTTATTAGGAGGGCATATTGATGCGATATTATCTAACCCCAATGAGATAGCATCGCAAGTTGAAGCAGGTGGAGTACGTGCGTTAGCTACTTCTTCGGAAGATCGTTTAAGTGGAGTATTCAGCGAAGTACCTACTTTTAATGAGCTTGGTTTTGAAGAAATTCAAATTGCGTCTTTCCGTGGTTATGTTGGACCACCTGGGATGTCGGAAGAGGAAATTGCTTTCTGGGAAGATGTCTTAAGACAAGTTCATGAATCAGATATGTGGCAACAAGATTACATTGAACGATATCAATTGAACTCTGAGTTTCTTAATGCTGAAGAAAGCAAGCAGTTCTATCAAGAGGTTTTGGATCTTTATTTACAAGCATCAGAAGAGATGGGTTTGATTGATTAA
- a CDS encoding mandelate racemase/muconate lactonizing enzyme family protein codes for MKITDMTVKRYVRMGKSDMAFSGHEVVVVEIETDRDITGIGFLSTPIFPHGVTSDVAAILLKRNFKNIIMGENPLHTEKLWKKMFDAPWRLGMGGMIRDCIAAIDFALWDIKAKLSIVPLAELFGYRRDKVLTYANVGHQLPPEELAAKAAEYVEKGHTAIKIRAGSTAVSIKEANKRVEAVREAIGPDVKLMVDINGSWDTGTAIQQLKKWEKHNLYWMEEPVSPEDINGYAKVREYAGNTYIAGGEQNSGLQEFRQFIEKKAIDIIQPNAMATGGITDWLKIYHFASAHNIAISPWNLQQIHIHLAAGHPNVKWIEYFATDREYFQDSLIKGPELTEERGEDGVYLVAPQGPGIGIEIDEDIAERTLIRED; via the coding sequence ATGAAGATTACTGATATGACTGTCAAAAGGTATGTTCGAATGGGGAAATCTGATATGGCATTTAGCGGACATGAAGTGGTTGTAGTTGAAATTGAGACAGATAGGGACATTACTGGTATAGGATTCTTGAGTACACCTATTTTTCCTCACGGGGTTACGAGTGATGTTGCAGCAATTCTATTAAAAAGGAACTTTAAAAATATCATTATGGGAGAAAATCCTCTTCATACGGAAAAACTTTGGAAGAAAATGTTTGATGCTCCTTGGAGATTAGGCATGGGAGGGATGATCAGGGATTGTATTGCAGCAATTGACTTTGCTCTGTGGGATATTAAGGCCAAATTATCCATTGTTCCACTAGCTGAGTTATTCGGCTATAGACGTGATAAAGTATTAACCTATGCCAATGTTGGTCACCAATTACCGCCAGAGGAGCTAGCCGCAAAAGCTGCCGAGTATGTTGAAAAAGGCCATACAGCCATCAAAATTAGAGCTGGTTCAACTGCAGTTTCTATTAAAGAGGCAAATAAGCGTGTTGAAGCTGTTCGTGAAGCAATAGGACCAGATGTGAAATTAATGGTTGATATAAATGGATCTTGGGACACGGGAACCGCTATTCAGCAACTGAAGAAATGGGAGAAACATAATTTATATTGGATGGAAGAGCCGGTATCACCTGAAGACATAAATGGGTATGCAAAGGTGCGAGAATATGCAGGAAATACTTATATCGCTGGGGGAGAGCAGAATAGTGGGTTACAAGAATTCCGTCAGTTTATTGAGAAGAAAGCGATAGATATTATTCAGCCTAATGCAATGGCAACAGGTGGAATTACAGATTGGTTGAAAATATACCATTTTGCCTCGGCCCATAACATTGCAATTTCACCTTGGAATCTACAGCAAATTCACATTCATCTTGCAGCAGGTCATCCTAATGTGAAATGGATTGAGTACTTTGCAACAGATCGTGAATATTTTCAAGACAGCTTAATAAAGGGTCCTGAATTAACAGAAGAAAGGGGAGAAGATGGAGTCTATTTAGTTGCACCACAAGGGCCAGGGATCGGAATTGAAATAGATGAAGACATTGCGGAAAGAACTCTCATCAGAGAAGATTAA
- the bioF gene encoding 8-amino-7-oxononanoate synthase produces MVFNSWLTERIHQIKDQNLYRELTVMTSGPAPKVTINSQNQLVFSSNNYLGLAADERIIAASRSAAKVMGIGSSGSRLTTGSNIWHQRLEEKIASFKQTEAALLFSSGYLANIGVLSSLAEKGDVILSDELNHASIIDGCRLSKAKTVIYKHVHLKDLETKLKETQKFNKRFVVTDGVFSMDGNIAPLDQIISLAKAYNAFVIVDDAHGTGVLGANGRGICEYFGVQPDVLIGTLSKALGAEGGFVAGSYILKNFLLNHARSFIFQTALPPCICAASVKAFSIIEEDKRRRESLVAKSTFIRTRLRELGYEVKGTVTPIIPIIIGGTKEALNFSKRLRQYGIFAPAIRPPTVQEGESRIRLTVTAEHSYEDINQLIEAFKLLSTNDEVTK; encoded by the coding sequence GTGGTGTTTAATTCTTGGTTGACGGAAAGGATTCATCAAATAAAAGATCAAAACTTATATCGAGAACTAACTGTTATGACCAGTGGACCGGCACCAAAGGTTACGATTAATAGTCAAAATCAGTTGGTGTTTTCCTCCAATAATTATCTTGGTTTAGCAGCAGATGAACGAATCATTGCTGCTTCACGATCAGCAGCGAAAGTGATGGGCATCGGGAGCAGTGGTTCAAGATTAACAACGGGAAGTAACATCTGGCACCAAAGATTAGAAGAGAAAATTGCTAGTTTTAAACAAACGGAGGCAGCGTTGCTATTTTCAAGTGGTTATTTAGCTAATATAGGCGTCCTTTCATCGTTGGCGGAAAAGGGAGATGTCATTTTAAGTGATGAGTTGAATCATGCAAGCATTATCGATGGCTGCCGTCTTTCAAAAGCAAAGACAGTTATTTATAAGCATGTTCATCTAAAGGATCTTGAAACGAAGCTAAAAGAGACTCAGAAGTTTAATAAAAGGTTTGTTGTTACAGATGGTGTATTCAGCATGGATGGGAATATTGCTCCGTTAGATCAAATTATCTCGCTAGCTAAAGCTTATAATGCTTTTGTGATTGTTGATGATGCTCACGGGACAGGGGTTCTTGGAGCAAATGGTAGAGGAATATGTGAATATTTCGGAGTTCAACCTGATGTCCTAATAGGTACCTTAAGCAAAGCGTTAGGAGCCGAAGGAGGGTTTGTGGCAGGATCCTACATATTAAAGAACTTTCTACTAAATCATGCAAGGTCATTTATCTTTCAAACAGCCCTTCCCCCTTGTATTTGTGCAGCTTCCGTTAAAGCGTTCTCAATTATTGAGGAAGACAAGAGAAGAAGAGAGTCGTTAGTCGCTAAATCTACTTTTATACGCACTCGACTTAGAGAGTTAGGTTACGAGGTTAAGGGCACTGTTACACCGATTATTCCCATCATAATCGGTGGGACAAAGGAAGCCCTAAATTTTTCAAAGCGTCTGAGACAATATGGGATCTTTGCACCAGCGATACGTCCGCCAACCGTACAAGAAGGAGAATCACGAATTCGATTAACGGTTACTGCAGAACACTCTTATGAAGATATTAATCAATTAATAGAAGCTTTTAAACTATTAAGCACAAACGATGAGGTGACGAAATGA
- a CDS encoding response regulator transcription factor has translation MIRIVIAEDQRMLLGALGSLLDLEEDMEVVGKARNGEEALALVKQLQPDICIMDIEMPIKSGLDAAEELIDEPCKVIILTTFARAGYFERARNAEVSGYLLKDSPSEELASSIRTIMDGRRIYAPELVDLAFDDTNPLTKREKQVMELIADGKSTNEIAKELYLTNGTVRNYISVILDKLDVGNRIEAIQRFKEKGWFK, from the coding sequence TTGATTCGAATTGTCATTGCAGAAGATCAGCGCATGTTACTTGGAGCTCTTGGCTCCTTGCTAGATTTAGAAGAAGATATGGAAGTCGTTGGGAAGGCAAGGAATGGGGAAGAAGCTTTAGCTTTAGTGAAACAATTGCAGCCTGATATTTGCATTATGGATATTGAAATGCCAATTAAAAGTGGCCTGGATGCTGCAGAAGAATTAATAGATGAACCATGTAAAGTAATTATCTTAACAACCTTTGCTCGTGCTGGATATTTTGAACGCGCTAGAAACGCAGAAGTGAGCGGTTATTTATTAAAGGATAGTCCAAGTGAGGAGTTAGCAAGTTCAATTCGAACGATTATGGACGGACGACGCATTTATGCACCTGAGTTAGTTGACTTAGCTTTTGATGATACAAATCCTCTAACGAAGCGGGAAAAGCAAGTTATGGAGCTCATTGCCGATGGCAAAAGTACAAATGAAATTGCTAAAGAGCTTTACTTAACAAATGGTACGGTTCGTAATTACATTTCTGTTATTCTCGATAAGTTAGATGTAGGAAACCGTATTGAAGCCATTCAAAGGTTTAAGGAGAAGGGTTGGTTTAAATAG
- the bioD gene encoding dethiobiotin synthase, whose translation MKGIFVTGTDTDVGKTVIASGIAGVLRDRGVNVGVFKPMLSGIERDDSKSDTYLLKQLSQTPLTLEEITPFQFEAALAPGIAQQIEETNVTLENILQHWNKIKHSHEFFVVEGAGGISVPLGKGFLVSDVIKSLGLPVLVVARPGLGTINHTFLTVQYAKSQGLNVVGIVINGMSEKQGLAEKTSPRVIEEMCKVKVLGITPRVEEISIHSFKQLVNDTIEIDQFLK comes from the coding sequence ATGAAAGGTATCTTTGTAACGGGAACGGATACGGACGTCGGAAAAACAGTCATTGCAAGTGGAATAGCAGGGGTGTTGAGGGATCGAGGTGTAAATGTGGGTGTGTTTAAACCAATGTTGAGCGGAATTGAACGAGATGATTCAAAAAGTGATACTTATTTGTTAAAACAGTTATCACAAACACCCCTTACTCTTGAGGAAATAACGCCATTTCAGTTTGAGGCAGCTTTGGCCCCGGGAATTGCACAACAAATCGAAGAAACCAATGTCACTCTCGAGAATATTTTACAACATTGGAACAAGATTAAGCATAGTCATGAATTTTTTGTCGTTGAAGGTGCAGGAGGCATTTCGGTTCCACTAGGTAAGGGCTTCTTAGTTAGTGACGTAATCAAGTCATTAGGTCTACCGGTTCTAGTTGTTGCGCGACCGGGATTAGGAACGATTAATCATACCTTTTTAACAGTACAGTATGCTAAGAGTCAAGGATTAAATGTTGTTGGAATCGTTATTAATGGAATGAGTGAAAAGCAAGGTTTAGCCGAGAAAACAAGCCCTCGTGTCATAGAAGAGATGTGCAAAGTTAAGGTATTGGGAATTACGCCGAGAGTAGAAGAAATTTCTATCCATTCGTTCAAGCAATTAGTCAACGATACTATTGAAATAGATCAGTTTTTGAAATAG
- a CDS encoding fatty acid desaturase, with the protein MSNSKLAQLKKSVAPFEKSDVKKSIRQILNTIPPFFLLWFLAYQSLSISIWLSLALSVIAAGFVVRIFIIFHDCCHGSFFKNKKANNIVGTITGIITMFPYEKWKREHSIHHATSGNLDKRGIGDVWIMTVDEYVKAPFKERLAYRLYRNPLVMFGLGPAYLFLVSNRFNRKDARKKERLNMYLINVSIVVISILMILIIGWKAFLLIQLPILFVAGSLGIWLFYVQHQFEDSYFEDESEWDYVKAAVDGSSYYKLPKLLQWVTGNIGYHHVHHLSPRVPNYNLEKVHETTPPLQKATTITVGSSLQSIRFRLYDEKKKTFVSFNDVKDLLKSNKDLKMKNRQTSLQGK; encoded by the coding sequence ATGAGTAATTCTAAATTAGCACAGTTGAAAAAAAGTGTTGCCCCTTTTGAAAAATCAGATGTGAAAAAGAGTATTAGACAAATATTAAATACAATTCCGCCATTTTTTCTATTATGGTTTTTGGCGTATCAGAGCTTATCAATATCAATCTGGCTGTCTTTAGCTCTATCTGTTATAGCAGCAGGATTTGTTGTCCGCATATTTATTATTTTTCATGATTGTTGTCACGGCTCTTTCTTTAAAAATAAAAAAGCTAATAATATTGTAGGAACAATAACAGGTATCATAACGATGTTTCCATATGAAAAGTGGAAACGTGAACACTCGATTCACCATGCAACAAGTGGGAATTTAGATAAACGTGGTATTGGTGATGTATGGATTATGACAGTAGATGAATATGTAAAAGCTCCTTTTAAAGAACGATTGGCTTATCGTCTTTACCGTAATCCTTTAGTAATGTTTGGGTTGGGTCCGGCGTATTTATTTCTTGTATCTAATCGTTTTAATCGAAAAGATGCTAGAAAAAAAGAGCGTTTGAACATGTACTTAATCAACGTATCAATTGTGGTTATTAGTATATTAATGATTTTAATCATTGGATGGAAGGCTTTTCTGTTGATTCAGCTTCCGATTTTGTTTGTTGCCGGTTCTTTAGGAATCTGGTTATTCTATGTTCAGCATCAGTTTGAAGACTCGTATTTTGAAGATGAATCTGAATGGGATTATGTAAAAGCTGCAGTAGATGGAAGCTCTTACTATAAACTTCCTAAATTGTTACAATGGGTAACTGGAAATATTGGTTACCATCATGTCCATCACTTAAGCCCAAGGGTTCCAAATTACAATTTGGAAAAAGTGCATGAGACGACTCCTCCTCTACAAAAAGCAACAACGATTACGGTAGGTTCAAGTTTACAATCTATTCGCTTCCGTCTATATGATGAAAAGAAGAAGACATTTGTAAGTTTTAACGATGTGAAAGATTTACTGAAATCAAATAAGGATCTTAAAATGAAGAATAGACAAACAAGTCTCCAAGGAAAATAA